A portion of the Cryptomeria japonica chromosome 5, Sugi_1.0, whole genome shotgun sequence genome contains these proteins:
- the LOC131074989 gene encoding probable xyloglucan endotransglucosylase/hydrolase protein 10 — protein MASKQSQFLLVLLCLCSATVIANAAKTLNFSTDFYTTWSPASVKTLNDGLENHIILNKTAGSGFAYNDMFLFGKIEMEIKLIPGNSAGTVVAFYLASDQPNRDELDFEFLGNVSGQPITVQTNIFADGFDRRRERINLWFDPAQDYHKYSIFWNIYYIIFYVDDIPIRVHKNYADKGIAFPRRQPMGVFATIWDGENWATQDGKIKIDWNEGPFVASFRNFNVEVCPWKGNRRFCRSRSAQNWWNKRTHSTLNDELKGKLEWARSNYLIYDYCTDTKIINTTTPDVTLTMECTLSKY, from the exons ATGGCTTCCAAACAGTCTCAATTCCTACTTGTGTTGCTCTGCTTGTGTTCTGCTACAGTGATAGCAAATGCTGCCAAGACATTGAATTTTAGCACAGATTTTTACACCACATGGTCACCTGCCAGTGTTAAGACTTTGAATGATGGATTGGAGAACCATATAATTTTGAACAAAACTGCTG GGTCAGGATTTGCTTACAATGACATGTTTCTGTTTGGTAAGATTGAAATGGAAATCAAGCTCATTCCTGGTAACTCAGCTGGAACAGTGGTTGCCTTCTAT TTGGCCTCAGACCAGCCCAACCGTGATGAACTGGACTTTGAGTTTCTGGGGAATGTTTCAGGACAACCAATTACTGTGCAGACAAATATATTTGCAGATGGATTTGACAGAAGAAGGGAGCGTATTAACCTCTGGTTTGATCCTGCCCAAGACTATCACAAATACTCTATTTTCTGGAACATCTATTACATCAT ATTCTATGTAGATGATATACCAATCAGAGTACACAAGAATTATGCAGACAAGGGTATTGCATTCCCTAGAAGGCAACCCATGGGAGTATTTGCAACCATATGGGATGGAGAAAATTGGGCTACTCaagatggaaaaataaaaatagactggaATGAAGGTCCTTTTGTTGCTTCATTTAGAAACTTTAATGTGGAAGTGTGTCCATGGAAAGGAAATCGGAGGTTTTGCAGGTCTAGGAGTGCCCAAAATTGGTGGAATAAACGCACTCATAGTACTTTGAATGATGAATTGAAGGGAAAGCTTGAATGGGCAAGGAGTAACTATCTGATCTATGATTACTGCACTGACACCAAGATAATCAACACTACTACTCCTGATGTTACTCTCACAATGGAATGCACTCTTTCTAAGTATTGA